The following proteins are co-located in the Xiphophorus maculatus strain JP 163 A chromosome 8, X_maculatus-5.0-male, whole genome shotgun sequence genome:
- the LOC102237166 gene encoding probable G-protein coupled receptor 21 — translation MNSSLDSLNQSSLDSNLSAPFCLLEIGYSQIFSTCLLEVSVILLLTILIICGNLVVIFVFHCAPLLSQHTTSAFIQTMAYADLLVGVSCLFPSLSLLHHLQGLDPKLTCQVFGYMVSVLKSVSMVSLACVSVDRYIAITRPLTYSSLVTPCRVRCCIALIWFYSALVFLPSFLGWGKPGYHGDVVEWCAVEWRTSPAFTTFIVALLYAPAALTICFTYANIFKICRQHTREISERHARYRPQQQQGPGLTGGAVMKDCTTVEQEQLPQMSQSQKTQHHQPQYQQSTYPDKRYAMVLFRITSVFYILWLPYILYFLLESGGIYHHPAASFLTTWLAISNSFCNCLIYSLSNSAFRKGLKRLCSFCLRRGGDGFGVGKTKKAFVGSVEKGCTKQWYGYDNGDIRVGTTCHV, via the coding sequence ATGAATTCCTCCCTGGATTCCCTGAACCAAAGCTCGCTGGACTCAAATTTATCCGCTCCCTTCTGCTTACTTGAAATTGGCTATTCCCAAATTTTTAGCACATGCCTTCTTGAGGTATCTgtcatcctcctcctcactaTCCTTATTATCTGTGGCAATTTGGTGGTGATATTTGTGTTTCACTGTGCCCCTTTGCTCAGCCAGCACACCACCAGTGCTTTTATCCAGACTATGGCATATGCAGATCTTTTAGTGGGAGTCAGCTGCCTCTTCCCCTCCCTGTCTCTGCTTCACCATCTGCAGGGATTGGATCCCAAACTGACCTGCCAGGTGTTTGGGTACATGGTTTCAGTTTTGAAATCCGTTTCAATGGTGTCCCTCGCATGCGTGAGCGTAGACCGCTACATCGCCATCACACGGCCTCTGACTTATTCATCTCTGGTCACTCCTTGTCGAGTGCGCTGCTGCATCGCTCTGATATGGTTCTACTCTGCTTTGGTGTTCCTCCCATCTTTTCTTGGGTGGGGGAAGCCTGGCTATCATGGAGACGTGGTCGAGTGGTGTGCAGTCGAGTGGAGGACTAGTCCGGCTTTCACAACCTTCATCGTTGCTCTGCTCTACGCTCCAGCTGCTCTCACAATCTGCTTTACATACGCCAACATCTTTAAGATCTGCAGACAGCACACTCGGGAGATCAGCGAGCGCCATGCTCGCTACagaccacaacaacagcagggTCCTGGACTGACTGGTGGAGCAGTCATGAAAGATTGCACCACGGTAGAGCAAGAGCAGCTTCCCCAAATGTCCCAATCGCAGAAGACCCAGCACCACCAGCCTCAGTATCAGCAGTCTACTTACCCTGACAAGCGATACGCTATGGTATTGTTTCGCATAACTAGTGTGTTCTACATCCTCTGGTTGCCCTACATCCTGTACTTCCTGTTGGAGAGCGGAGGAATATACCACCACCCTGCAGCCTCGTTTCTTACGACATGGTTGGCTATCAGCAACAGCTTCTGCAACTGTCTCATCTACAGCCTTTCCAACTCAGCATTTAGAAAGGGCCTGAAACGCCTCTGCTCCTTCTGCCTGCGGCGCGGAGGTGATGGCTTTGGAGTTGGGAAAACCAAAAAGGCGTTTGTTGGCTCGGTCGAAAAGGGATGCACAAAGCAGTGGTATGGATATGACAATGGAGACATCAGAGTTGGCACAACATGTCATGTGTAG